The DNA window TGGATGGAAGCCCAGGGAGCGGTGGTATCGCGGTCGCGAGgcgaaagagagaggggggtAAAAAgagggtggtggcgatggccgATGGTGGTGTGACGCGGCGTGCGGCCTGTTGTTTTCTTTgtttggcggcagcggtaaCTGGTTGGTGGTGACCTCCTCCGCTCCAGCTGTTTGCTGCACCGCGCCTTGCTGCATAGCGCTGCTTGTAACTACCTATtggatgggcgggcggaggtGGCGTGGCGGTGCCTGTGGCTGGGTGGgacaggcgggcgggagagTGGGCGGCAACTTGCAAGGGACGGGATTGAATGACGGAAGGAACGCACGAGGATAAAGTGCAGGCAGTTTgcctcgtggcggcgcccacgGGCCGGTGCGGGGCAGCCCGCATCTCAGATCTCAAAAAAGGCTGTGCTTATTATTGTTGCTTCACTTGAGCGGAGCACCCACCAACACTGAAGCTCGGTATGCATAATAAACATCAATAATTAATCACCGCGCTCGTCACCAGGTCCATTGCGCAAGGAGCAAGGCTCTGACCATGCAATAGTTCTTTATTTAATGAATTACTTTCAATCAATTCCGATTAGTACCAAGTAAGGAGGGTGGGTATATAAGATGGTAGGTATcaagcagcggcagcacgtcCATCCCAGTCATTAAACGTCAAAAATCTCAAAAATCATCAAGCACATCGGTgtgccgtctcgtcgtccatcGAGCAAACGGAGAAAAGGGGGACCAGTCCGTCTCGTCCCCTCACAGCAGCACCGCGACCATGCCGACGCTGACGCCCAGGGCCATGACGAGCGTCGTGTAGACGTCCATGTGCGACCACagcgcgctggcggcagacgagccaccgccgccgccgccgccgccgccgttgttcCCGCTtccgccaccggccgcaGTAGTGgcagcagaagaagagcttgtcgccgagctcgccgttGCATCTCCGCCGCTAGAGCCCGTGTCCGTgtccgtcggcgtcgcaCCCCCGGCGTCgctcgccgtgctgctgccgccgccgccgtcgtcgggcgcctTGGACGCGTGCGAGGTGACGCCGGTGAGCGAGGCCAGcgaggtggccgcggcgggggtCGGCAGCGACAGGGTGGCGGAGACGGAGCTGAAGtaggacgaggcggcggcgcggtcggtGGTGCTCACGCTGAGCGTCGTGTAGGTGGTGCGGCGCGTCGAGGTGACGACCGAGGCCTCGATGCGGTAGCTGTAGGTccagtagtagtagtagtaccaGTAGGTGATGGTCCAGTAGTAGTACTGCGACTGCGTCGTCGTGTAGGTGCGCGTcgtggtgctcgtcgtcgcgtaggtggtggtgccgccgcgcaccaCGGCCGTGCATTGCGAGTCGGTGCAGCACACGGGCCGGCTGCCCAGCGACGGCACCCGGTAGCAGCGGTTGCCCGGCTCGCAGTAGCTCTCGTCGCTGcagcagtcgccgccgacgggcgaGCAGTGCGACTGCCCGCAGCAGAGCTTGTTGCCCTCGCAGGGCCCCGTGGGACAGCATCGCGTGTTGGGCGGCAGGCAGTAGCCGTACGAGCAGCACCGGTCCGACtgcgggcagcagcgtccgAAGCCTGTGGGGATGGTCGAGTTAGTTAGGTCTCTCTATCTCTCTATCTCTGTGTCTCTTCGGTCTCttgatcgtcgtcgtcttgtccCTCGTTGTGTAAGGGggtgtgtatgtgtgtgaCTCTCTCACACTGGCTGagagcacacacacacacataccACCATCGACAGGAAAGTCTTTTAACGAAAATCCACTCACTCGAACAATAGCCATAGCCCGCGTTGCAGTACTGCCGGCGGTTcagcagcacgtcgagcaccgtccgcgccgtcagcTCCCGCGTCGCatcccgcgcgcgcacatcgccgccctcgccgcccgccgactcgTTGTGCGCATTGGGGGCAAACTTGGACTCGAGAGACAGCTGGCCCACCACGTCCTCGACCTTTTCGTACGTGCCCGTCCTgccctcgagcttctcgtcAAAGTTGACCAGGAGGGGCGAGAgcttgggcgccgccggctcggcggccgaggcgacgacggccaacgCCGGGACGAACAGGGCCAGGTAGTAGTAATAAGACGACAACATCCTTTCGACAGAGGGGGGACTGTGTTTGGACGGGAGTTGGAACTTGGTAGTccttggcttgcttgcttgccggctggctggctggctgactaGCCGGAGCTCACTTTGGAATTCTCCCCCAAGTCAAAGAGAACTCGTCTCTTTTCTCTTTCTGCGTTCCACTGCGCTGCGGGTgcaaggcggcgacgaggctggaGGGCAAAGGCagacgcgacgacgccccttCTTATGCATGGACGCcgcagctggcgcaggacCGACCACACGGCCGGCTTCCCCTCTCACGCACGCTTGCTTGTTCGACCGACTGAGagaccgcctcgacgaggggcgTGGTGCCGAATTGCCATGGAGACATCATAGCCCTCATCCGCTCTCGGCATGGCACGGTGTGCGTAGCCCATGACACTTCAGCCTTGGGGGCAGCCTAATCCTGTCCTCCCCTCTCCCTTCAACCAGGGCGCCATGTCCAAGAGACAAAGAGCCTCACCCCCgacgtggcgggcgtgggaAGCCATTCCCAAAACCACGCAAGCGCCGCAGACAAGCTCCTTCAGCTGCCAAGTCGTCTAGCCGTGTGCGGCATGGATAGAGGTGGTCAGACAAGAGGACCGACGGAccggagaggggggggggagcgggcaggcaggcgatCTCTTCTGATGAGGCTCCGACAAGGGGCGGGCGTCGAATGCGCCCGCCCAGGTTCCATTGCGTGCGCGGgatggggcggcggctggtcgtcTCTTGCGACGGATGGGCGAGTTCCAAAAAGAAGTACGAAGTGGGGGGTTGTTTGTGAGTGTTGTGCCTGTTCGGCCTGGCGTTTGCCCGCGCTTACTCTCCTCTGTTGGCAGGTTGTTGTCGGTGTTGGGAAGATGCACAAgaatgtatgtatgtacttcgtaagTTTAGTCTGTATACGAGCGTACATACAGGAAACTAAAAACTAAGCGCTAGAGAAAGAGCTTCGACAAAGCTTGTTTGTTAGGGAGCTGTCGGTAAGATCATGACCTGCCCGCCTTTGGAGTTTCTGCGTCTCACAAGCTACTCAGGCTCCCGACAGACAGCTCACATAACCATCTATCATTGAGGCAACGAGACACGGTAAAAGAACAAAATAGAATGCAATGGGTACTGAGAGACATGTCCGTGGCAGTCCAGATAGATATTACAGACAAATCGAGTATACCTTCGTACACTCAATCATAGAACCGCACAGCGATAGAGAGATTGCATGCTTATTTTATGGAAACCAGAGTCAATCAGCCTCAGTTAGTAAGTTAGTAACCAACTTGATCACCAACATTGTTGGAAAAATGCCCGCCCCCGCAAAACCTCTCGAGCTGCGCCCTCAACTCGGGCTCGACGTCCCCCTGCGAGATCTGCAGCACCTCCTTTAGATCCGCCAGCGAGACGACCACCtccccctcgccggcgtgtgccgctgacgacgacgccgccgctccgccggcgcgcgcgtaGAGCTCGGCCACGTGGAACGCGTTCTTGATGGACCGcccgtccatgtccagcTGGCTCAGCGCGGcgtagtcgtcgtccgacAGGGGGGACGTGGTGGCCCTCTttctactgctgctgctgctgttgctaccgctgcggctgccgtgGCTGCGCCAGATGATCTCGCGCTCCGGAGGCGTGAGCGCCTGGAAGTGGATGTTGAGGTGGATGCGGGAGCTAAAGGCCGGGTCGAACTCAGACTGCCGGTTGGTGGTcaagatgacgatgccggaCTGGTACTCTAGGAGTCGTAGGAGGACTATACGTTGGGGGGGTAGTTTACACTTTGCGTCAACAGATCCGTCTCTTTCAGGTAGAAGGGGGACTCTTTCTTTTTGGAGGggaaaaaaggggggggggaaacaTAAGAAGGGGAGAGCTCGACTGACTCGCTACCAGGGTGTTCCTCTCCaagctgtcgtcgccgcgcttcgCCATGAAggcgtccgcctcgtcgaggagaagaaTCGCCTTCCAGCGCGAGATGCGTTGAAAGGCCGCGAGGAGCTTCTTCTCGATGTCGCCGGGCTGCGAGCCCAGGTCGGAGCCACTGACGCGGTACAGCGGCCGGTGGAGGATCTCCGCCACGCACTCTGGAAAGGTATCTCTTAGCCTATGCtctctcttttcttttctttttcttgcTTGGTTTGCCTCGGCATTGTCGCTATGCCTGCGTTGAGCcgagaaaagggggggagggataAGGAGGCGAATTCGTGGGAAGAtaagaagagagagagagagagagacagatGGAGGATAGCATACCTGCCGTAAGAGTCTTGCCCGTCCCCGAGGGCCCAAAGAACAAAAACACCaagcccttgcccttgccgccgatCGAGTAGGCAAAGGAGCTCGAGTCGGACGAGTAGCCCGAGATGACGCGGTGCACGGCGCGCATCTTTTGCGAGCTGCCAAAcagcttggccgcctcgtcctcctcccacgacacggcgcggaagtcgccgacggcgaagaagccgacgTGCTTGGTGGCCAGGGAGTAGCCGGGGATCATGTTGGGGAAGCAgatgagctcgtcgtcggagaagtcgtcgacgccctggatGCGTTGgtctcctccgtctccgtctcccgtcttgtcgtcgccgccgtggtggtggccctgTTCATCATcggagctgctggaggacgacgagctgttGGTCTTGTTGTTGCGGTAGAGAggcgggagggcgaggggcagcGACTTGTCGCGGGAGAGAATGTGAGGGCGGAA is part of the Purpureocillium takamizusanense chromosome 7, complete sequence genome and encodes:
- a CDS encoding uncharacterized protein (SECRETED:SignalP(1-22~SECRETED:cutsite=ASA-AE~SECRETED:prob=0.5894)~TransMembrane:1 (n9-20c25/26o379-397i)~EggNog:ENOG503P7YV); amino-acid sequence: MLSSYYYYLALFVPALAVVASAAEPAAPKLSPLLVNFDEKLEGRTGTYEKVEDVVGQLSLESKFAPNAHNESAGGEGGDVRARDATRELTARTVLDVLLNRRQYCNAGYGYCSSFGRCCPQSDRCCSYGYCLPPNTRCCPTGPCEGNKLCCGQSHCSPVGGDCCSDESYCEPGNRCYRVPSLGSRPVCCTDSQCTAVVRGGTTTYATTSTTTRTYTTTQSQYYYWTITYWYYYYYWTYSYRIEASVVTSTRRTTYTTLSVSTTDRAAASSYFSSVSATLSLPTPAAATSLASLTGVTSHASKAPDDGGGGSSTASDAGGATPTDTDTGSSGGDATASSATSSSSAATTAAGGGSGNNGGGGGGGGGSSAASALWSHMDVYTTLVMALGVSVGMVAVLL